The Acanthopagrus latus isolate v.2019 chromosome 13, fAcaLat1.1, whole genome shotgun sequence genome contains a region encoding:
- the pom121 gene encoding nuclear envelope pore membrane protein POM 121, protein MKVLRRRAAAMSPREKHLALLSALGIVSFAFYYVPTFLYATLIIAVCCIVCYYHSEEPLPARLGLNPRAGLNVPPVLRRWLVGWGITGVSVAARGKSKSSRNKTPGLRESEGHLRERFGEPGIYRRETLETDSFLFSPRDFLMGSYIGKPESPTADPGRPRAGRNPREQLREKLSRPNHAVYTPNRRLSFAGEPLGTVGRFTITPQRHYPLQQPGASSVGVLPPVNWDGFRKKNVLSPRNSPAVLSPVTVKIARPDHHNTPSFDHFSAAGHPRAPVDPCSRESVLKVLKESRKRDVEDEDRSFITEQRSKRRRNDSGGSAHSAFGPLLPNGTPSQLVPKPGSLKRGMTSLVEESIMKRSRTSSISSASGAHAPRGTPGSTRNPIYSSYSSTLGISQLKKRSAASSPLSSPGSSRSQTPEGASKRLREDDGQSPSSASSVRSDQAAFEKAPVSFKLMTVPKVPVTTSTDSTGSGGKRKRKIQLVSSHRDDQISLPPPPELGYTITVKDLDEEKKAAISKIQKVLETPAPEPEKSVSPPATLSTQPPSSTGSTTTLSSLLAAPLPTSSSSVVPVINLDPSPGSSVSTGPAAPVASNPLLEALKMKSNNPASSAPAANTTTVSASTTLEQPKGLTLKVSTAVAPQLPSVAQPQSSSAGMEQPSAFTQVLSQVSRAPNSTPPVAGASLFGVPSQIGTSTASSASNLATATTTTPSSNSGSAGNTNPLLASGFKPIFAVTTTTSPATSTPESKPSLQNFKSIFGDATSAAAFGQCPSSTTTNPTSTASSSSTASLFGSTGSTTVAPPAYPGKTNTPTGTASTGSITTMQPTAQPAVTTLFGNWSAPSSTSTSSTTAQAPNTGTTFQFGAATTTTSAAAPPVAAAPAPATTTSSNGTFTFGATHLDPQAASQNMFAFGQAAPNHNTTTASFGGFAMASTSSTTAAATTQSTFTFGKSSFPTPASQSTFGSSATPAPAAQSTFGSSAAPAPTAQSAFGSSAAPAPTAQPTFGSSAAPAPKPFTFGVGGASATPASNPAPAPFAFGTAAVTTTSSFGSTAKPAFGASSTGFAFGGTTAPSAAPSALPNFGAAAQTQSSSSGTFTFGSAAPQPAPSGPAQAAPGGFNFGAGMPCSQFGTPVANNPAPQMGNFNFGATATEKSAFGTSTPSFGQSAPAGPIPFGSPGTPVQGFNAVPFGTPATPSFSIGAGSKPSGARQRLQARRQHNRKK, encoded by the exons ATGAAAGTCCTCCGGCGGCGCGCTGCCGCCATGTCACCTAGAGAGAAACATTTAGCGCTTCTCTCTGCTTTAGGCATAGTTAGTTTTGCTTTCTATTATGTCCCCACTTTTCTTTATGCGACTTTAATTATTGCAGTTTGTTGTATAGTGTGTTACTATCACAGCGAAGAACCGCTTCCCGCCAGGCTAGGCCTGAATCCGCGGGCTGGGCTTAACGTCCCACCCGTGCTCCGGCGGTGGTTGGTGGGTTGGGGGATAACCGGCGTGTCGGTGGCCGCACGGGGGAAATCCAAGAGTAGCAGAAACAAAACCCCTGGCCTCCGGGAGTCAGAGGGACACTTAAGAGAAAGGTTCGGTGAACCAGGTATTTATCGGAGGGAAACCTTGGAAACTGACTCCTTTCTTTTCAGCCCTCGGGATTTCCTCATGGGGAGTTACATCGGCAAGCCCGAAAGTCCAACCGCCGACCCTGGGAGGCCGAGAGCAGGGAGAAATCCCCGAGAGCAGCTGCGGGAAAAACTATCCAGACCTAACCATGCTGTCTATACACCGAACAGGAGGCTGTCATTTGCTGG GGAGCCACTGGGCACAGTGGGCAGGTTCACCATCACCCCCCAGCGTCATTACCCCCTACAACAGCCAGGTGCCTCATCAGTGGGAGTTCTACCTCCTGTCAATTGGGACGGCTTCAGGAAGAAAAATGTCCTGAGTCCTCGCAACTCTCCGGCTGTCCTGAGCCCCGTCACTGTGAAGATCGCTCGGCCTGACCACCACAACACGCCCAG ttttgacCACTTCAGTGCTGCAGGGCATCCTAGGGCCCCTGTAGACCCCTGCTCTAGGGAAAGTGTTCTCAAGGTTTTGAAGGAAAGCCGTAAAAGAGACGTGGAGGATGAGGACAGAAGCTTCATAACTGAGCAGAGAAGCAAAAGAAG GCGTAACGACAGTGGTGGGAGTGCACATTCTGCTTTTGGGCCTCTTTTACCGAATGGAACACCGTCACAGCTAGTCCCTAA GCCAGGAAGCCTGAAAAGAGGGATGACCTCATTAGTGGAGGAGTCTATCATGAAGAGGTCTCGCACATCCTCCATAAGTTCTGCCAGTGGTGCCCATGCCCCAAGAGGAACTCCAGGGAGCACAAGAAACCCTATCTACAGCTCCTACAGCTCTACGCTAGGAATCAGCCAG TTGAAGAAACGGTCAGCAGCCAGCTCCCCTCTGTCCAGCCCTGGATCATCTCGTTCTCAGACTCCAGAAGGAGCCTCAAAAAGACTCAG AGAGGATGACGGGCAGTCTCCCAGCTCAGCGTCCTCGGTGAGGTCGGACCAGGCAGCATTTGAAAAGGCACCTGTTAGTT TCAAACTGATGACAGTCCCCAAGGTCCCAGTCACTACTTCAACAGACTCCACTGGTAGTGGTGGGAAGAGGAAACGCAAGATCCAGTTGGTGTCCAGCCACCGAGATGACCAGATCTCTCTG CCCCCACCTCCAGAGCTGGGCTACACTATTACTGTGAAGGACCTGGATGAAGAGAAAAAGGCTGCCATCAGTAAGATCCAAAAGGTCCTGGAGACACCTG CTCCAGAGCCAGAGAAGTCTGTCTCTCCCCCAGCCACCTTGTCCACCCAGCCTCCCTCCTCTACCGGATCCACCACCACCCTGAGCAGCCTTCTAGCAGCCCCTCTGCCCACATCCTCCAGCTCAGTTGTGCCAGTCATTAACCTGGACCCCAGTCCAGGCAGCAGTGTCAGCACAGGGCCTGCAGCACCTGTAGCCTCCAACCCGCTTCTTGAGGCGCTGAAAATGAAGAGTAACAATCCTGCTAGCTCTGCACCTGCTGCTAACACAACTACAG TGTCTGCATCAACCACACTGGAACAACCCAAGGGCTTAACCTTGAAGGTTTCGACTGCAGTGGCCCCACAGCTCCCTTCTGTTGCCCAGCCTCAGTCGTCTTCTGCTGGGATGGAGCAGCCATCCGCCTTTACTCAGGTGCTGAGTCAGGTCTCCAGAGCTCCAAACAGCACTCCACCCGTAGCAGGAGCAAGTCTGTTCGGAGTGCCCAGCCAGATTGGCACCTCTACTGCTTCTTCAGCCTCTAACCTGGCCACTGCTACTACCACTACCCCATCCAGCAATTCAGGGTCAGCTGGTAACACCAACCCTCTGTTGGCTTCAGGGTTCAAGCCCATCTTTGctgtcaccaccaccacttctCCAGCTACATCAACCCCAGAGAGCAAGCCCTCTCTCCAAAATTTTAAGTCAATTTTCGGAGATGCCACTTCAGCTGCTGCCTTTGGACAGTGTCCATCCAGCACAACCACCAACCCCACCTCTACAGCTTCTTCAAGTAGCACAGCCTCACTCTTTGGATCCACAGGCAGTACCACAGTTGCTCCACCTGCCTATCCTGGCAAGACCAACACCCCCACTGGCACAGCATCCACAGGTTCTATCACCACCATGCAGCCCACAGCCCAGCCAGCTGTGACAACCCTATTTGGAAACTGGTCAGCACCATCCTCAACAAGTACCAGCTCAACCACAGCGCAGGCCCCTAATACAGGGACTACATTTCAGTTTGGAGCTGCTACCACCACTAcgtcagctgcagctcctcccgTTGCTGCTGCTCCCGCTCCTGCTACCACAACCTCTAGCAACGGCACATTCACATTTGGTGCCACACATCTAGACCCTCAAGCAGCCAGCCAGAATATGTTCGCCTTTGGCCAGGCAGCACCCAACCATAACACAACCACTGCTTCATTTGGAGGATTTGCCATGGCCAGCACAAgctccaccactgctgctgccactaccCAGTCGACTTTCACATTTGGAAAGTCGTCATTTCCAACACCAGCTTCACAGTCAACATTCGGCTCGTCAGCAACACCGGCCCCAGCGGCTCAGTCAACCTTTGGCTCGTCTGCAGCTCCGGCACCAACAGCTCAGTCAGCCTTTGGCTCGTCTGCAGCACCAGCGCCAACAGCTCAGCCAACATTTGGCTCGTCTGCAGCACCGGCACCAAAACCCTTCACTTTTGGAGTCGGTGGAGCATCAGCCACACCTGCCTCTAACCCAGCCCCAGCCCCTTTCGCTTTTGGGACAGCTGCTGTCACCACAACTTCCAGCTTTGGGAGCACAGCTAAACCAGCATTTGGAGCCAGCTCCACAGGTTTTGCGTTCGGTGGCACCACGGCTCCGTCAGCTGCACCCTCAGCTCTGCCAAACTttggtgctgcagctcagactcAAAGCTCCTCCTCAGGCACCTTCACATTCGGCAGTGCAGCTCCTCAGCCGGCTCCCTCTGGCCCTGCTCAGGCAGCACCTGGTGGATTTAACTTTGGTGCTGGTATGCCCTGTTCCCAGTTTGGAACACCAGTCGCCAATAATCCTGCACCACAGATGGGAAACTTCAACTTTGGAGCGACTGCTACTGAGAAATCAGCCTTTG GAACTTCTACCCCATCCTTCGGGCAGAGTGCTCCTGCAGGACCAATTCCCTTTGGAAGTCCTGGAACTCCAGTCCAAGGCTTCAATGCTGTTCCTTTTG GGACTCCGGCGACTCCCTCCTTCTCGATTGGAGCCGGATCAAAGCCGTCTGGAGCACGGCAGAGGCTGCAGGCGCGGAGGcaacacaacaggaaaaagTAA
- the tbl2 gene encoding transducin beta-like protein 2, whose product MELVALVALTLLLGALVVLVALAVGRRKEEIREEIEKAAEFAAEGSVAKGPASRKPKQEKQRSRKDKASQHTFSHPLLAASLKNHSGNVTCLDFSSNGKYLASCADDRTVRIWSTKDFLEREHKCLRANVELDHATLVRFSPDSRAFITWLANGDTIRIFKMMKKEDGTLSFKAAPEDFPQKHKASILNIGIAETGKFIMSASTDTTILVWDLKGEVLASINTNQITNSYAAISPCGRFVASCGFTPDVKVWEVCFGKGGEFKEVVRAFDLKGHSAGVHAFAFSNDSHRMVTVSKDGTWKLWNTDVEYKKQQDPYLLKTVHCTSSEGSLVALSPDGRVVAISDGCNITMFNATSGELEEEFLGIHSEEITDLRFDINGRYLVCSGDKAIRVFHNAPGYRAAIRDMQDMLKKAQNEGMKQRLQQQIKEAQSTLDTVLAGPID is encoded by the exons ATGGAGTTAGTCGCACTGGTCGCCCTCACATTGTTACTGGGTGCACTGGTTGTTCTGGTTGCATTGGCTGTGGGCAGACGGAAAGAAGAAATACGGGAGGAAATAGAGAAGGCAGCGGAGTTTGCCG CTGAAGGCAGTGTTGCGAAAGGCCCTGCATCCAGAAAACCGAAGCAGGAGAAGCAGCGCAGCCGCAAGGACAAAGCCTCACAGCACACGTTCAGCCATCCACTGTTGGCAGCCTCACTGAAG AACCACAGCGGGAATGTGACATGCCTTGATTTCAGCAGTAACGGGAAGTATCTTGCATCATGCGCTGACGACCGCACTGTCCGGATCTGGAGCACGAAAGACTTTCTGGAGCGGGAACACAAGTGTCTGAGGGCCAATGTGGAACTGGATCACGCCACACTCGTCCGCTTTAGCCCAGACTCCAg GGCATTTATCACCTGGTTGGCGAATGGAGATACTATTCGAATcttcaaaatgatgaaaaaggaGGACGGCACTTTGAGCTTCAAAGCTGCTCCTGAGGACttcccacagaaacacaaggcCTCCATCCTCAACATTGGCATTGCAGAGACGG GCAAGTTCATCATGAGTGCCTCCACTGACACTACCATTCTAGTCTGGGACTTGAAAGGAGAGGTTCTTGCCTCTATCAACACTAACCAGATAACCAATTCTTATGCTGCCATCTCCCCATGTGGCAG GTTCGTTGCCTCATGTGGCTTCACTCCAGACGTGAAGGTGTGGGAGGTTTGCTTTGGGAAGGGAGGAGAGTTTAAAGAGGTGGTGAGAGCTTTTGACCTGAAGGGCCACTCTGCAGGAGTTCATGCATTCGCCTTTTCCAATGACTCTCACAG AATGGTTACTGTCTCCAAAGACGGCACGTGGAAGTTGTGGAATACAGATGTGGAGTACAAGAAGCAGCAGGATCCATACCTCCTGAAAACAGTCCATTGTACATCATCTGAGGGTAGTCTGGTTGCCTTGTCTCCAGACGGCCGGGTGGTAGCCATCAGTGATGGCTGTAACATAACCATGTTCAACGCTACCAGCggtgagctggaggaggagttCCTAGGCATCCACAGCGAGGAGATCACAGACCTTAGATTTGATATCAACGGACGCTACTTGGTTTGCAGCGGCGACAAGGCTATCCGAGTGTTTCACAATGCCCCGGGCTACCGAGCAGCCATCAGAGACATGCAGGACATGCTGAAGAAGGCCCAGAATGAGGGCATGAAgcagagactgcagcagcaaatcAAAGAGGCTCAGAGCACCCTGGACACAGTGCTGGCTGGTCCCATCGACTAA